Proteins encoded within one genomic window of Cucumis sativus cultivar 9930 chromosome 3, Cucumber_9930_V3, whole genome shotgun sequence:
- the LOC101215917 gene encoding signal peptide peptidase-like 1: MESLWKLLYLLEPAPATLIVTAVAVTFGSAFRALNYGKEMERNRDFSEASITLDRSQALMIPVMSSCSLLLMFYLFSSVSQLLTAFTAVASVSSLFFCLSPYMAYLKSQFGLADPYVSRCCSKSFTRIQGLLLLACFGLVAAWLVSGHWILNNLLGISICVAFVSHVRLPNVKVCAMLLVCLFVYDIFWVFFSERFFGANVMVSVATQQASNPVHTVANSLSLPGLQLITKKLELPVKIVFPRNLLGGVIPGKNATDFMMLGLGDMAIPAMFLALVLCFDHRKSRDTVNLLDIHTRGHKYIWYALPGYAIGLVTALAAGVLTHSPQPALLYLVPSTLGPVIAISWIRKDFLELWEGPSPNPNDKVVEVV, translated from the exons ATGGAGTCTTTATGGAAACTTCTATATTTACTTGAACCTGCACCTGCCACTCTCATTGTGACTGCAGTGGCTGTTACATTTGGATCTGCTTTCCGGGCCCTAAATTATGGGAAGGAAATGGAGCGAAACCGTGACTTTTCAGAAGCATCGATTACCTTAGACAGATCCCAAGCACTAATGATCCCAGTTATGAGTTCTTGCAGTTTGCTTTTGATGTTCTACCTGTTTTCTTCTGTGTCCCAACTTCTTACTGCATTCACAGCAGTTGCTTCTGTTTCATCCCTCTTCTTCTGCTTATCTCCTTACATGGCCTACTTGAAGTCCCAGTTTGGATTGGCTGATCCTTATGTATCAAGGTGTTGTTCCAAGTCATTTACACGTATTCAAGGCTTATTGTTGTTGGCATGTTTTGGTTTAGTTGCAGCTTGGCTTGTTTCTGGGCATTGGAtactaaataatttgttaggAATTTCAATATGTGTTGCATTTGTCAGCCATGTACGTCTCCCTAATGTTAAAGTATGTGCAATGCTCCTAGTTTGTCTCtttgtatatgatatattCTGGGTCTTCTTCTCTGAGAGATTCTTTGGGGCAAATGTAATGGTATCTGTAGCAACTCAGCAAGCATCAAATCCTGTTCACACAGTTGCTAATAGTCTGAGTCTTCCTGGGCTTCAATTGATAACTAAGAAGCTGGAGTTGCCTGTCAAGATAGTTTTTCCAAGGAACTTACTTGGTGGAGTCATTCCGGGAAAAAATGCCACTGATTTCATGATGCTTGGACTTGGTGATATG GCAATTCCTGCCATGTTTCTAGCTCTAGTTCTCTGTTTCGATCATCGGAAAAGTAGGGATACAGTCAATCTCTTAGATATCCATACAAGGGGCCACAAGTACATTTGGTATGCCCTGCCTGGATATGCCATTGGGCTGGTGACCGCTCTAGCAGCTGGCGTTTTAACTCACTCACCTCAACCCGCTCTATTGTATCTG GTTCCTTCTACATTAGGACCTGTTATTGCAATATCTTGGATAAGGAAGGATTTTTTGGAGTTATGGGAAGGTCCCTCGCCGAACCCCAATGATAAAGTCGTAGAAGTAGTTTGA
- the LOC101215673 gene encoding cleavage and polyadenylation specificity factor subunit 2, with translation MGTSVQVTPLCGVYNENPLSYLVSVDDFNFLIDCGWNDHFDPALLQPLSRVASTIDAVLISHPDTLHLGALPYAMKQLGLSAPVFSTEPVYRLGLLTMYDQFIARKQVSEFDLFTLDDIDSAFQVVTRLTYSQNHHLSGKGEGIVIAPHVAGHLLGGTLWKITKDGEDVIYAVDFNHRKERHLNGTILESFVRPAVLITDAYNALNNQPYRRQKDKEFGDTIQKTLRANGNVLLPVDTAGRVLELIQILEWYWEEESLNYPIFFLTYVASSTIDYIKSFLEWMSDTIAKSFEHTRNNAFLLKHVTLLINKSELDNAPDGPKVVLASMASLEAGYSHDIFVDWAMDAKNLVLFSERGQFGTLARMLQADPPPKAVKVTVSKRVPLTGDELIAYEEEQNRKKEEALKASLLKEEQSKASHGADNDTGDPMIIDASSNVAPDVGSSHGGAYRDILIDGFVPPSTGVAPMFPFYENTSAWDDFGEVINPDDYVIKDEDMDQAAMHAGGDVDGKLDETAANLILDMKPSKVVSNELTVQVKCSLHYMDFEGRSDGRSIKSILSHVAPLKLVLVHGTAEATEHLKQHCLKNVCPHVYAPQIEETIDVTSDLCAYKVQLSEKLMSNVLFKKLGDYEITWLDAEVGKTENGTLSLLPLSKAPAPHKSVLVGDLKMADFKQFLASKGIQVEFAGGALRCGEYVTLRKVTDASQKGGGSGTQQVVIEGPLCEDYYKIRELLYSQFYLL, from the exons ATGGGAACCTCTGTTCAGGTGACACCTCTTTGTGGAGTGTACAATGAGAATCCTCTATCCTATTTGGTCTCCGTTGATGACTTCAACTTCCTTATCGACTGTGGTTGGAACGACCACTTCGATCCCGctcttcttcaacctttaTCCAG GGTGGCATCCACGATTGATGCAGTTTTGATATCACATCCTGATACACTTCACCTAGGGGCCCTTCCTTATGCCATGAAACAACTTGGACTTTCTGCTCCAGTTTTTTCCACTGAACCCGTGTACCGATTGGGTCTCCTTACAATGTATGACCAGTTCATCGCAAGGAAG CAAGTGTCAGAGTTTGATCTATTTACACTGGATGATATCGATTCTGCTTTCCAAGTTGTAACCAGACTAACATACTCCCAGAATCATCATCTTTCAG GCAAAGGAGAGGGAATAGTTATTGCACCTCATGTGGCTGGGCATCTATTGGGGGGAACTCTATGGAAGATAACGAAGGATGGAGAAGATGTTATATATGCTGTTGACTTCAACCACCGCAAGGAAAG GCATCTGAATGGAACCATTCTAGAGTCATTTGTGCGACCTGCTGTATTGATAACTGATGCTTATAATGCTCTAAATAATCAGCCTTACAGACGGCAGAAGGACAAAGAATTTGGAG ATACTATTCAGAAGACCTTAAGAGCTAATGGAAATGTCTTACTTCCTGTTGATACTGCTGGGCGCGTGCTGGAgcttattcaaattttggaatgG TACTGGGAAGaggaaagtttaaattatcccattttctttttaacttacGTTGCATCCAGCACAATTGATTATATCAAGAGTTTCCTAGAGTGGATGAGTGATACAATAGCGAAGTCTTTTGAACACACACGGAACAACGCTTTTCTTCTCAA ACATGTTACCCTTCTAATCAACAAAAGTGAACTTGATAATGCTCCAGATGGTCCAAAG GTTGTTCTAGCATCAATGGCTAGTTTGGAAGCTGGTTACTCACATGACATTTTTGTTGACTGGGCAATGGATGCCAAAAACCTCGTCCTTTTTTCTGAAAGAGGCCAG TTTGGCACTTTGGCCCGCATGCTTCAAGCTGATCCACCTCCCAAAGCTGTTAAGGTAACTGTGTCTAAGAGAGTCCCTTTGACTGGAGATGAGCTTATTGCTTATGAAGAAGAGCAAAAcaggaaaaaggaagaagctCTTAAGGCTAGTTTGCTTAAAGAGGAACAATCTAAAGCATCTCATGGAGCTGATAATGATACTGGCGATCCAATGATCATCGATGCTAGCAGTAATGTAGCACCAGATG TCGGGAGTTCACATGGAGGTGCATACAGAGACATATTAATTGATGGTTTTGTTCCTCCTTCAACCGGTGTTGCTCCAATGTTTCCCTTTTATGAAAATACCTCTGCGTGGGATGATTTTGGTGAAGTAATCAATCCCGACGATTATGTAATTAAGGATGAAGACATGGACCAAGCAGCAATGCAT GCTGGTGGGGACGTTGATGGAAAACTAGACGAAACTGCTGCTAACTTGATTTTAGATATGAAGCCTTCGAAAGTTGTATCTAATGAATTGACA GTCCAAGTTAAATGCTCATTGCATTACATGGATTTTGAAGGTCGTTCAGATGGGAGATCAATTAAATCAATACTCTCCCACGTTGCTCCATTGAAGCTT GTTTTGGTGCATGGAACCGCAGAGGCAACCGAGCATCTTAAACAACATTGCCTTAAAAATGTCTGCCCCCATGTCTATGCCCCTCAAATTGAAGAAACGATTGATGTTACTTCTGATTTGTGTGCGTATAAG GTACAACTTTCAGAGAAGCTGATGAGTAATGTGCTGTTTAAGAAG CTAGGAGATTATGAAATCACTTGGCTCGATGCTGAAGTAGGGAAGACTGAGAATGGAACGTTGTCTTTACTTCCTCTCTCCAAGGCTCCTGCGCCTCATAAATCTGTTCTTGTTGGTGATTTAAAAATGGCCGACTTCAAACAATTTCTTGCCAGCAAGGGAATACAG GTTGAATTTGCTGGGGGTGCTTTGAGATGTGGCGAGTATGTCACCCTACGCAAGGTTACAGATGCAAGCCAAAAG GGCGGTGGTTCTGGTACACAGCAAGTTGTCATTGAAGGGCCTTTATGTGaggattattataaaattcGGGAACTTTTGTATTCACAATTTTATTTGCTATAA